The following coding sequences are from one Limnobacter sp. SAORIC-580 window:
- a CDS encoding YegP family protein codes for MAGYFELSKSSDGQFKFALKAGNHETILTSELYKTKAAAENGIESVQKNCGDAARYEKKVAANGKHHFNLKAANHQIIGSSQMYASEASCDGGIESVKTNGKSTTVKDSTA; via the coding sequence ATGGCAGGTTATTTCGAATTAAGCAAAAGCAGCGACGGTCAGTTCAAATTTGCCTTGAAAGCGGGCAACCATGAAACCATTTTGACCAGCGAGCTTTACAAAACCAAAGCCGCCGCTGAAAACGGAATTGAGTCGGTTCAGAAAAACTGCGGTGACGCTGCACGCTACGAGAAAAAAGTGGCTGCCAACGGCAAACACCATTTCAACCTGAAAGCCGCCAATCACCAAATTATTGGCTCTAGCCAAATGTACGCCAGCGAGGCGTCCTGCGACGGTGGCATTGAGTCGGTGAAAACCAATGGCAAGTCGACCACGGTCAAAGATTCGACAGCCTGA
- a CDS encoding efflux transporter outer membrane subunit, with protein MFKALPKTAIALGLTLALTGCASSIPLLDRFTAKPEQPTQVVVPENAKGVGMSQVQNEAWWLLLGDPALTAVVEQALRNNTDVRLANERLNEAGAVLGIAKSQKWPSIFGQFTTGRNRPSQAGNVPVFGGQNVYESQQFGIGATWELDLWGRIGALEDAARAGFMQQGYNVRGVRLSVAATAASLYTQVRVLGLQVKVLEQTLESRDSAYKLAKQRYDVGLSNELQLRQTEAELLAVRAQLPDTREQLARAQNALAVIVGGNTPELPNLAVENLELTKLFILPENTPSELLLRRPDLAAAEQQLLAGEANLEAARKAFFPTIGLSAFGGRESADLSDLFSGPARIWSFQTQITQPIFQAGRLFDERDAAVARRNQAVLQYEASIRTAFQEIYDAIVAQREARERLQARQEQVQTLTQVVRLAQLRVDNGVANQLELLDAQRNLLNAQLSWASAWQSQQGASLAMIRALGGGFNAEQVALKE; from the coding sequence ATGTTTAAAGCCCTTCCCAAAACTGCGATCGCCTTGGGCTTGACCTTGGCGCTGACCGGCTGTGCCTCTAGCATTCCCTTGCTGGACAGGTTCACCGCCAAGCCCGAGCAGCCTACCCAGGTGGTGGTGCCTGAAAACGCCAAAGGCGTGGGAATGAGCCAGGTTCAGAACGAAGCCTGGTGGCTGTTGTTGGGCGACCCTGCGTTGACGGCAGTGGTTGAACAGGCCTTGAGAAACAACACCGATGTGCGTTTGGCCAATGAGCGCTTGAATGAAGCCGGTGCCGTACTGGGAATTGCGAAATCACAAAAGTGGCCCTCCATTTTCGGTCAATTCACAACTGGCCGAAACCGCCCGTCGCAAGCGGGCAATGTACCCGTATTTGGTGGGCAGAACGTGTATGAAAGCCAGCAGTTTGGCATTGGCGCCACTTGGGAGCTCGACCTGTGGGGCCGAATTGGTGCCCTGGAAGATGCAGCCCGTGCCGGTTTCATGCAGCAAGGCTACAACGTACGTGGAGTGCGTTTGAGCGTTGCAGCAACCGCAGCCTCGCTTTATACCCAAGTGCGCGTGTTGGGCTTGCAAGTGAAGGTACTTGAGCAAACCCTGGAAAGCCGGGACTCGGCCTACAAACTTGCCAAGCAGCGTTACGACGTGGGTTTGAGCAATGAACTTCAATTGCGCCAAACCGAAGCGGAATTGCTGGCAGTGCGTGCGCAGTTGCCCGACACCCGAGAACAACTGGCCCGCGCGCAAAATGCGTTGGCGGTGATTGTCGGCGGAAACACACCGGAGTTGCCCAACTTGGCCGTGGAAAATCTGGAATTGACCAAGCTGTTCATATTGCCGGAAAACACACCTTCAGAATTGTTGCTGCGCCGCCCCGATTTGGCTGCAGCCGAGCAACAATTGCTCGCGGGTGAGGCCAACCTGGAAGCGGCTCGCAAAGCCTTTTTCCCAACAATTGGTTTGAGCGCCTTTGGGGGCCGGGAAAGCGCAGATTTAAGCGATTTATTCAGCGGGCCAGCCCGAATCTGGAGTTTCCAGACTCAAATTACACAGCCAATTTTCCAGGCGGGTCGTTTGTTTGATGAACGAGACGCAGCCGTGGCGCGCCGCAATCAAGCAGTGTTGCAGTACGAAGCCAGCATTCGCACTGCATTCCAGGAAATTTACGACGCCATCGTGGCACAGCGTGAAGCGCGTGAGCGCTTGCAGGCGCGACAAGAGCAGGTTCAAACCCTGACCCAAGTGGTTCGCCTGGCGCAATTGCGTGTGGACAATGGCGTGGCCAACCAGCTTGAACTGTTGGATGCACAGCGCAATTTGTTGAATGCACAACTCAGTTGGGCATCGGCCTGGCAAAGCCAGCAAGGTGCAAGCCTGGCGATGATCCGTGCGTTGGGCGGTGGTTTCAATGCTGAGCAGGTGGCCTTGAAAGAATAA
- a CDS encoding metal-dependent hydrolase — MTATTAARKKAARPASNTDVPLKQRNVKFDWSETPIDWIPNEPYASYFINEINLILPTGEFWFCRLYNKALPLVTDEKLKEDVRGFIKQEAMHARGHSSATEEYLAARGIKTERNQQLMKWLFDVVLDDTPFGRKVPAWLEHRWLLARLGLVATIEHMTCVLGMYVLENKKWDELNSDQVLLDLIRWHGAEEVEHRSVAFDLYKHLGGDYLSRYYLAAIVVPMIIGLWVDGAANIAGQDPRFAKKKPAVYKPWMWVEWFKSSRKGLLPNPLWLVMQQLPYFSPWYDPSKEGSTELAQAYLNQSPAAMAAGAIAANMKVPA, encoded by the coding sequence ATGACTGCCACCACTGCTGCGCGAAAAAAAGCCGCGCGTCCCGCGTCCAACACTGACGTGCCTTTGAAGCAACGCAACGTGAAATTTGATTGGTCGGAAACGCCGATTGACTGGATTCCCAACGAGCCCTATGCCAGCTATTTCATCAACGAAATCAACCTGATTTTGCCGACAGGTGAATTCTGGTTTTGCCGCCTCTACAACAAGGCCCTGCCCTTGGTGACCGACGAAAAGTTGAAAGAGGACGTGCGTGGTTTTATCAAGCAGGAAGCCATGCATGCACGTGGGCACAGCTCGGCCACCGAGGAGTACCTGGCGGCGCGCGGCATCAAGACCGAGCGCAATCAGCAATTGATGAAATGGTTGTTTGATGTGGTACTGGACGACACGCCTTTTGGCAGAAAAGTACCCGCATGGCTGGAGCACCGCTGGTTACTGGCGCGATTGGGCTTGGTGGCGACCATTGAACACATGACCTGCGTGTTGGGCATGTATGTGCTTGAAAACAAAAAATGGGATGAGCTGAATTCAGACCAGGTATTGCTGGACCTGATTCGCTGGCACGGTGCTGAAGAGGTGGAACACCGTAGCGTGGCCTTTGATTTGTACAAGCATTTGGGGGGCGATTATTTGTCCCGCTATTACCTCGCCGCCATCGTGGTGCCAATGATTATTGGCTTGTGGGTGGATGGCGCGGCCAACATTGCAGGGCAAGATCCTCGTTTTGCCAAGAAAAAACCTGCTGTGTACAAACCCTGGATGTGGGTCGAGTGGTTCAAAAGCTCCCGCAAAGGTTTGTTGCCCAACCCACTGTGGCTGGTGATGCAGCAGTTGCCTTATTTCAGCCCCTGGTACGATCCTTCCAAAGAAGGTTCGACCGAATTGGCACAGGCCTACTTGAACCAGTCTCCGGCTGCCATGGCCGCTGGCGCGATTGCTGCGAACATGAAAGTGCCGGCCTAA